Proteins from a single region of Elgaria multicarinata webbii isolate HBS135686 ecotype San Diego chromosome 23, rElgMul1.1.pri, whole genome shotgun sequence:
- the LOC134412975 gene encoding sortilin-related receptor-like translates to MQRLLLLSLLLTAKAQPDCGDDHGKRGCHDGNISCGRRGRLCAGGGPCLPWERFCDGHPDCPDGSDESAPACPHPPALPQPTCGKDAFRCAPDTACFTLAWVCDGHADCLDGRDEWGCNSDLPLVPSVLPKANHTDGTSTPEINYDTETVMPENLLTTLFNGTVAPEINYEKGTVMSEILLTTLFMLMAFAAVVVTVTCFHFKTKLFLADFKLDKATQQLMLEEASLPSQEGASRCYEV, encoded by the exons ATGCAAcggctccttctcctctccctgctGCTGACAG CAAAGGCACAACCGGACTGCGGGGACGACCACGGCAAGCGCGGCTGTCACGATGGAAACATCTCATGCGGACGCCGCGGTCGGCTGTGTGCAGGCGGAGGACCGTGCCTGCCTTGGGAGCGGTTCTGCGACGGCCACCCGGATTGCCCGGACGGTTCCGACGAGTCCGCACCCGCCTGCCCGCACCCGCCAGCCCTGCCTCAGCCAACGTGCGGAAAGGACGCCTTCCGGTGTGCGCCGGACACCGCCTGTTTCACCCTGGCGTGGGTGTGCGACGGCCATGCGGACTGTTTAGATGGCCGAGACGAATGGGGGTGCAACTCGGATTTGCCCCTTGTGCCTTCGGTACTGCCAAAAGCCAACCACACAG ATGGCACGTCCACCCCGGAAATTAATTATGATACAGAAACTGTGATGCCTGAGAACTTGTTAACGACCCTCTTCA ACGGCACGGTTGCCCCGGAAATTAATTACGAAAAAGGAACTGTGATGTCCGAGATTTTGTTAACGACCCTCTTCA TGCTTATGGCCTTTGCAGCCGTTGTCGTCACTGTGACCTGCTTCCATTTCAAAACGAAGCTGTTCCTTGCAGACTTCAAGCTGGATAAAGCCACGCAGCAGCTGATGCTAGAGGaggcctccctcccttcccaagAG GGAGCTTCCCGTTGCTACGAAGTGTGA
- the LOC134413170 gene encoding potassium voltage-gated channel subfamily V member 2-like gives MRRPLKRQASLSANLKIGDYQKCCLTREEEAVFIPFAQERLVKRWGSMHNIADGNPEGHSVPPRQNRYFLNLNVGGKCFQIARKVAAKYPVTRIGQLAISTDPMQKLGLCDDYSVPKNEYFFDRDPLIFHYVFHFYRSGVMWIMEELCPSNFMEEIEYWGVHLKYAQRCCRILFEEKQDELAEYLKVQRMLEAELEPVEREEHFEGKFLGNVRKAIWNLIENPYSSIPAKIIAIMSSVFVLISIVGMTLSTVEEMQHKSSKKCMQQLETVCAIFFTLEYLMRLVSTSTLQQFLRAAFSAIDLVAIMPFYIQLLFENLGESDTEYHEELHKMRSVGKLGKVLKLIKLMRIFRILKLARHSTGLRAFGFTIRQCYQQVCCLLLFIAMGVFTFSALMHSVEHDVPGTNFTSIPDAWWWAAVSLSTVGYGDTVPDTLLGRMVAFGCISFGIILNGMPISILYNKFSDYYAKLKSHENETTISLKLSRKLNLKGRAWRKFQECCCAEYIVAGQPASHPGPGYHLSGQPGTHHGYMPVRTEHPVTHQPGHGTLRSPRPSAHCPDHLASHPQGPRHRLENPATHLLPLSGHATPQPSPRSFPQARQSGQ, from the exons ATGAGGCGGCCCCTGAAGAGGCAGGCGAGCCTCTCCGCCAACTTGAAAATCGGGGACTACCAGAAGTGTTGCTTGACTCGCGAAGAGGAAGCTGTGTTCATCCCCTTCGCTCAGGAGCGTCTCGTCAAGCGATGGGGTTCTATGCACAATATCGCCGACGGGAACCCGGAGGGCCACAGCGTCCCGCCCCGGCAGAACCGGTACTTCTTGAACCTCAACGTGGGAGGGAAGTGCTTCCAAATTGCGCGTAAGGTCGCCGCGAAGTACCCCGTCACCCGGATCGGGCAGCTGGCCATCTCCACGGACCCCATGCAGAAGCTAGGACTCTGCGACGATTACTCGGTGCCCAAGAACGAGTATTTCTTCGACCGCGACCCGCTCATCTTCCACTACGTCTTCCACTTCTACCGCAGCGGCGTCATGTGGATCATGGAGGAGTTGTGCCCGTCCAACTTCATGGAGGAGATTGAGTACTGGGGGGTACACCTGAAGTACGCCCAGCGGTGCTGCCGCATCCTCTTCGAGGAGAAGCAGGACGAGCTGGCCGAGTACCTGAAGGTCCAGCGCATGCTGGAAGCTGAGCTGGAGCCGGTGGAGAGGGAGGAGCACTTTGAGGGCAAGTTCCTCGGGAACGTCCGCAAGGCCATCTGGAACCTGATCGAGAACCCGTACTCCTCCATCCCCGCCAAGATCATCGCCATCATGTCCAGCGTCTTCGTCCTCATCTCCATCGTGGGCATGACCCTTAGCACGGTGGAGGAGATGCAGCACAAATCCAGCAAGAAGTGCATGCAGCAACTGGAGACCGTCTGCGCCATCTTCTTCACCCTGGAGTACCTCATGCGCCTCGTCTCCACCTCCACCTTGCAGCAGTTCCTGCGGGCGGCCTTCAGCGCCATCGACCTGGTGGCCATCATGCCGTTCTACATCCAGCTCCTCTTCGAGAACCTGGGCGAGAGCGACACCGAGTACCACGAGGAGCTACACAAGATGCGCAGCGTGGGGAAGCTGGGCAAAGTCCTCAAGCTCATCAAGCTCATGCGCATCTTCCGCATCCTCAAGCTGGCCCGGCACTCCACGGGGCTGCGGGCCTTCGGCTTCACCATCCGGCAGTGCTACCAGCAGGTCTGCTGCCTCCTGCTCTTCATCGCCATGGGCGTCTTCACCTTCTCCGCCCTGATGCACTCGGTGGAGCACGACGTCCCCGGCACCAACTTCACCAGCATCCCTGACGCCTGGTGGTGGGCAGCG GTCAGCCTCTCCACCGTGGGCTATGGGGACACGGTGCCGGACACCCTGCTCGGCCGGATGGTGGCCTTCGGCTGCATCTCCTTCGGCATCATCTTGAACGGGATGCCCATTTCCATCCTCTACAACAAGTTCTCCGACTACTACGCCAAGCTGAAGTCGCACGAGAACGAGACCACCATCTCGCTCAAGCTCTCCCGCAAACTCAACCTGAAGGGCCGGGCCTGGAGGAAGTTCCAGGAGTGCTGCTGTGCGGAGTACATCGTGGCCGGCCAGCCAGCCTCGCACCCAGGCCCGGGCTATCACCTCTCCGGCCAGCCCGGCACTCACCACGGCTACATGCCCGTCCGCACGGAGCATCCCGTCACACACCAGCCGGGGCACGGCACCCTGCGTTCCCCTCGTCCCTCTGCCCATTGCCCCGACCACCTCGCTTCCCACCCGCAAGGCCCTCGGCACCGCCTGGAGAATCCCGCCACCCACCTCCTGCCACTTTCTGGCCATGCCACCCCTCAGCCGTCGCCACGTTCATTCCCCCAAGCCCGGCAGTCTGGCCAGTAG